A single window of Colletotrichum destructivum chromosome 9, complete sequence DNA harbors:
- a CDS encoding Putative F-box domain-containing protein, with product MASGAPQTGRVAPPAALNAMPIEILDLILAPLPPIQLWRLRRVSKRFNAILHRRLLTTLHAKADPLPLTLIKDTAPVPLSFIYNLVLAILGEDEGRKLWGKIFLSRDTSPENPHSSWLPATPPPPSSSSLPDPDPSVATVCRQNQLRAYPDLFAPHLRASSPSLANLRRIHFWSILLWYKEWSSVSADAQADAVRKRRLRWAYKQDRNNKRPGDTPAIVEEFTRTYILRHHFDQPPTPAATGEGTRVVVHEFGVGAVLRSAPPGTGALGLRRHHAGQAHRLPDPVSDERKAAARRRVLRNKGAGFREPS from the coding sequence ATGGCTTCCGGAGCTCCTCAAACGGGCCGCGTGGCACCCCCGGCGGCCCTTAACGCCATGCCGATTGAGATACTTGATCTCATATTGGCCCCCCTTCCGCCCATTCAGCTCTGGCGCCTCCGTAGAGTGTCCAAACGCTTCAACGCCATCCTCCACAGGCGTCTCCTCACGACTCTTCATGCCAAAGCCGACCCCCTCCCGCTGACCCTCATCAAAGATACCGCGCCCGTGCCTCTGTCATTCATCTacaacctcgtcctcgccatcttgggcgaggacgaaggcCGAAAGCTTTGGGGCAAGATCTTCCTCTCCCGGGACACGTCGCCGGAAAACCCACATTCCTCCTGGCTGCctgccacgccgccgcctccctcgtcgtcgtcgctgccggACCCGGACCCCTCGGTGGCAACCGTCTGCCGTCAAAACCAACTCAGGGCCTATCCGGACCTCTTCGCCCCGCACCTTCGTGCCTCCTCCCCTTCACTCGCCAACTTGCGTAGGATACATTTCTGGAGCATCCTCCTCTGGTACAAAGAATGGTCATCCGTGTCCGCGGACGCACAAGCCGACGCGGTCCGCAAGAGGCGTCTCCGATGGGCCTACAAGCAGGACCGGAACAACAAGAGGCCTGGGGACACGCCAGCCATTGTGGAAGAGTTCACGAGGACGTACATCCTGCGCCACCACTTCGACCAACCACCcacccccgccgccaccggcgagGGAACACGGGTCGTTGTACATGAGTTCGGTGTTGGCGCCGTACTCCGGTCGGCGCCTCCCGGTACCGGAGCACTGGGTCTACGGCGTCACCATGCGGGACAGGCCCACCGACTTCCGGATCCCGTTTCGGATGAGAGGAAGGCCGcggcacgacgacgagtaTTACGAAATAAGGGGGCTGGTTTTCGCGAACCTAGCTGA
- a CDS encoding Putative mitochondrial biogenesis protein AIM24, translated as MSAQYYPPPPSGGQSQQNYPPPPQSPPANQTKFSYPAPPSQPQHSHSMSYPPPPQPSPGQSQNYPPPPQASQTQNYPPPPPAQSSTPQNYPFPPQSPSGQTTSYPPPQQTSPSQGRTYPPPPQATTSPAPAQQYPPPPGLSQGQPQQQPQQQPYQQQQYQSPPQASPQPSPQHQQYQQTHQQTQLPLRQPETPDSQPQFSPPPPTFDGPPESSSLPEKQYVEETPVDTSNPSNLVGGAPPTTHFIGATAAVDDVGTFNGGSYRISHRDSNTILTVQLAMGCPLQAKPGVMVAMSHSITLKGQLKFSMKKLVAGAEMASSTFVGPGELLLAPPMLGDITSLRLTGQETWSVGQDAYLASTQGVIKDYKRQGLSKAIFSGEGLYVYKISGTGLLWLTSFGAIIRKDLMDGEKYVVDNGHLVAWNVKYIMERVASGGIISGLSSGEGLVCKFTGPGTVFMQTRNAKHFSAYLSGQANQTV; from the exons ATGTCTGCCCAGTACTATCCCC CTCCCCCATCGGGAG GCCAATCCCAGCAGAATTatcctccgcctccgcaatcgccgccggcgaacCAGACCAAGTTCTCCTACCCTGCTCCTCCCTCGCAACCTCAGCACAGCCATAGTATGAGCTACCCTCCACCACCTCAGCCCTCGCCAGGCCAGTCGCAGAACTACCCGCCCCCTCCTCAAGCTTCGCAGACGCAGAATtaccctccccctcctcccgcccaGTCAAGCACGCCTCAGAACTACCCGTTCCCTCCTCAGTCTCCGTCCGGACAGACCACGAGCTACCCTCCCCCCCAGCAGACGTCTCCAAGCCAGGGAAGGACGTATCCCCCGCCTCCTCAAGCTACTACGTCGCCTGCGCCAGCTCAGCAATACCCCCCGCCTCCAGGCCTTTCCCAAGGACAGCCTCAACAGCagcctcaacaacaaccgTATCAACAACAGCAGTACCAGTCGCCTCCTCAGGCGTCGCCGCAGCCGTCACCTCAGCACCAGCAATACCAGCAGACGCACCAACAAACGCAACTTCCCTTGCGACAACCAGAAACCCCTGATTCACAGCCTCAGTtctctcctccgcctcccaCCTTTGACGGCCCGCCCGAATCCTCCAGCCTGCCGGAGAAGCAATATGTCGAGGAAACACCAGTCGATACGAGCAACCCGTCCAACCTCGTCGGAGGCGCACCCCCCACAACGCACTTCATAGGAGCCAcagccgccgtcgatgacgtCGGCACCTTCAACGGCGGGAGCTACCGCATCAGTCACAGGGACAGCAACACCATCCTCACCGTCCAACTGGCCATGGGATGCCCGTTGCAGGCGAAGCCGGGTGTCATGGTGGCCATGTCGCACTCGATCACGCTCAAGGGCCAGCTCAAGTTCAGCATGAAGAAGCTTGTGGCCGGTGCCGAGATGGCCAGTTCCACCTTTGTCGGGCCCGGCGAGCTTCTCTTGGCCCCACCCATGCTCGGCGACATCACCAGTCTGCGTCTTACGGGCCAGGAGACGTGGTCGGTCGGACAGGACGCGTACCTGGCTTCCACTCAGGGTGTCATCAAAGACTACAAGCGCCAAGGTCTTAGTAAGGCCATTTTCAGTGGCGAGGGGCTGTACGTGTACAAAATCAGTGGCACCGGACTGCTTTGGCTCACCAGCTTTGGCGCCATCATTCGTAAAGAC CTCATGGACGGTGAGAAATATGTCGTGGACAACGGCCACTTGGTGGCATGGAACGTCAAGTACATCATGGAGCGAGTCGCCTCTGGAGGTATCATCTCGGGCCTTTCCTCGGGCGAGGGTCTGGTTTGCAAGTTCACGGGCCCCGGAACTGTCTTCATGCAGACAAGGAATGCG AAACACTTCAGCGCCTATCTTTCCGGACAGGCAAATCAGACGGTCTAG
- a CDS encoding Putative immunoglobulin-like protein, with protein sequence MSSTQLSFSLRVSSGVKTVHLLGSWDNYVGQLPLSKDKSSSKSGSWKGTFKFGGSTLSAGQRYWYYYIIDGYHVAHNPSVASTVEPTTGRELNILDLPSSGKSSSKSSSKSSSSSSSKSSSKSSSHSSSRSSRHSSKDKDSKSSRHRSSSRDIPKGRPLSVSQIKAPKPMSPHATQHILNSDYCDDETIEELTARFGAAGFDEEDIVTDFSSSPVSSTGSSLSYRSDNSSPSSSLSGYSTPGSDVSTCTCERYGITRKGDRVKIDCGGARCGYDDSSDCSDSEEEEEYVPSTRRHGIVVR encoded by the coding sequence ATGTCGTCCACTCaactctccttctccctccgTGTTTCCTCTGGTGTCAAGACCGTTCATCTGCTCGGCTCTTGGGACAACTACGTCGGCCAGCTTCCCCTCTCGAAGGACAAGTCTTCATCCAAGTCCGGCTCGTGGAAGGGCACCTTCAAGTTCGGCGGCTCCACTCTGTCTGCCGGCCAGCGCTACTGGTACTACTACATCATTGACGGCTACCACGTCGCCCACAACCCCAGCGTAGCCTCCACCGTTGAGCCCACCACCGGCCGCGAGCTGAACATCCTCGACCTGCCGTCCAGCGGAAAGTCGTCGAGCAAGTCGAGCTCAAAGTCcagcagctccagcagctctAAGTCGTCCTCCAAGTCCTCTTCCCACTCCTCGTCTCGCAGCTCCCGCCACTCCTCCAAGGACAAGGATAGCAAGTCCAGCCGCCACCGCTCCTCGTCTCGCGACATCCCCAAGGGTCGCCCCCTGTCCGTCTCCCAGATCAAGGCCCCCAAGCCCATGTCGCCCCACGCCACCCAGCACATCCTCAACAGCGACTActgcgacgacgagaccatcGAGGAGCTCACCGCCcgcttcggcgccgccggcttcgacgaggaggacatcgTCACCGACTTCTCCAGCTCCCCCGTCTCATCCACCGGCTCCAGCCTGTCCTACCGCTCCGACAACTCCAGCCCGAGCTCCTCCCTGTCCGGCTACAGCACCCCCGGCTCCGACGTCAGCACTTGCACCTGCGAGCGCTACGGCATCACCCGCAAGGGCGACCGCGTCAAGATcgactgcggcggcgcccgcTGCGGCTACGACGACAGCTCCGACTGCTCCGActccgaggaggaggaggagtacgTCCCCTCCACTCGCCGCCACGGCATTGTCGTGCGATGA
- a CDS encoding Putative HD/PDEase domain-containing protein: MAQAPTTTNDELVAKVTEYVKEYMSKYDASHDFNHIRRVVSLAHRIYAQSPATPALDKHTITLAALLHDVGDRKYLQPGEDASTLVSTVLQSLGVDAELAARVQAICLGVSYSSEIKDPARVRTLIAAHPELAVVQDADRLDAIGAVGVGRCFTFGGAKGSRSLDDSILHFEEKLVKLEEMMKTDAGRELARERTRRIQTFMEWWQDEAGPVSA; the protein is encoded by the coding sequence ATGGCACAAGCCCCGACAACCACCAACGACGAACTTGTCGCCAAGGTCACTGAGTACGTCAAGGAGTACATGTCAAAGTACGACGCATCCCATGACTTCAACCACATCAGACGCGTCGTCTCACTCGCCCACCGCATCTACGCTCAATCCCCTGCCACGCCGGCCCTGGATAAGCACACCATCACCCTCGCCGCTCTCCTGCATGACGTTGGCGACCGCAAGTACTTGCAGCCCGGCGAAGACGCCTCGACTCTTGTTTCCACCGTCCTCCAGtctctcggcgtcgatgccgaacTCGCCGCCCGCGTGCAGGCCATCTGTCTCGGCGTCAGCTACTCCAGCGAGATCAAAGATCCGGCTCGGGTCCGTACGCTGATCGCTGCGCATCCGGAGCTGGCGGTCGTGCAGGACGCGGATCGTCTGGACGCCATCGGTGCCGTGGGCGTAGGCCGCTGCTTCACCTTTGGTGGCGCAAAGGGCTCGCGGAGCCTGGACGACTCCATTCTGCACTTCGAGGAGAAGTTGGTCAAGCTTGAGGAAATGATGAAGACGGATGCGGGGCGGGAGCTGGCGCGGGAACGGACGAGGAGAATCCAGACGTTCATGGAGTGGTGGCAGGACGAGGCCGGTCCTGTAAGTGCATGA
- a CDS encoding Putative metal-dependent hydrolase, protein MAADYPIVDSHIHLYPETEIETLAWAKPGNPIATQRSVSDYVAATGSPSNLKGFIFLETDRKHDLELGARDASGWDFPLMEVAWLRRIAEGKPRDGEGHTPDQSSLCLGIVPWAPLPSGPAAMEKYLDHVKDVAGENVWPKIRGFRYLLQDKPHGTGLTDDFIASLKLLGKRGFAFDLGVDQHRRGNKQLDEALEIISRAHEGVPEEEKVTFVVNHLCKPDLGIINTTDPSFVHWRTAIYALSKCSNTYMKLSGGFSEMPDSLKGQDPNAIFEAIFPWLGVVLATFGTRRTMFGSDWPVCTVGVDEAWRKWKLLVERTCYMATLEPEDQAALFGGTALKAYGIEGV, encoded by the exons atggccgccgacTACCCCATTGTCGACTCGCACATCCACCTCTACCCGGAAACGGAGATCGAGACTCTCGCTTGGGCGAAGCCGGGCAACCCTATCGCGACGCAGCGCTCCGTCTCCGACTAtgtcgccgccaccggctcGCCATCGAACCTCAAGggcttcatcttcctcgaaACGGACCGCAAACACGACCTCGAGTTGGGCGCCCGCGACGCCTCTGGATGGGATTTCCCGCTCATGGAGGTCGCCTGGCTTcgccgcatcgccgagggcaaaccccgcgacggcgagggtcACACACCCGACCAGAGCAGCCTGTGTCTCGGCATCGTCCCCTGGGCCCCGCTGCCCTCGGGCCCCGCTGCCATGGAGAAGTACCTCGACCACGTCaaggacgtcgccggcgagaacGTCTGGCCCAAGATCAGGGGTTTTCGCTACCTGCTGCAGGACAAGCCCCACGGAACCGGCCTGACGGACGACTTCATCGCCAGCCTGAAGCTTCTGGGCAAGCGCGGCTTCgccttcgacctcggcgtcgaccagCATCGCCGCGGTAACAAGCAGCTCGATGAGGCGTTGGAGATCATCTCCCGCGCTCACGAAGGCGTCCctgaggaggagaaggttaCCTTCGTCGTCA ACCACCTGTGCAAACCCGACCTCGGCATCATTAACACAACCGATCCCTCTTTTGTCCACTGGCGCACCGCCATCTACGCCCTCTCAAAGTGCTCCAACACCTACATGAAGCTCTCGGGCGGCTTCTCCGAGATGCCCGATTCTCTCAAGGGCCAGGACCCCAACGCCATCTTCGAGGCCATCTTCCCCTGGCTCGGCGTCGTGCTCGCCACCTTCGGCACCCGCCGCACAATGTTCGGTAGCGATTGGCCTGTCTgcaccgtcggcgtcgatgaggcATGGCGCAAGTGGAAGCTCCTGGTCGAGCGCACGTGCTACATGGCCACCCTTGAGCCTGAGGACCAGGCCGCCTTGTTTGGTGGAACTGCCCTCAAGGCGTACGGCATTGAGGGCGTTTAG
- a CDS encoding Putative FAS1 domain-containing protein, producing the protein MHFLDTLALAAVSIAQFASAGDPLVSPRQAQQSLSNALSKHADLSAFNQLLSNYPSIVDNITAGADNKITLLVPTNDAFANFLKQSNAADISQLPVKQLLTMFQYHTLDAPLTATNFSSPRGLTVPTKLRDELYNLRSPGSALISQFGDEAQGQVLYVSRDTINPIKLRVRQSSSAGDNTANLRAGLGQTAELTAIDGEWDGGYFQSIDTVLEAPRPCSTTIKKLSGSLSSLSDALDKTKLWKALDTTGNVTCLGPNTAAFNEAGSPEKSLGNQDLTNALLFHTLPQVAYSNFLEDGQVFTSLANLTVRVTVRDDEIWFNDAKVVSPNVLTNNGLIHILDRVMSQNATGPSSSDLPSSTASPSGSSTASLSSTNTPPSAGNTVKGNKHAAAVIALAAGLTLV; encoded by the exons ATGCACTTCCTAGACACCCTTGCCTTAGCTGCTGTCAGCATCGCGCAGTTTGCTTCGGCCGGCGATCCTTTGGTGTCCCCGCGGCAAGCTCAGCAAAGCCTCAGCAATGCGCTGTCGAAACATGCAGACCTGTCGGCTTTTAACCAGCTCTTGAGCAACTACCCCAGCATCGTCGACAATATCACGGCTGGAGCTGACAACAAGATCACACTTCTGGTGCCCACCAATGATGCATTTGCAAACTTCCTCAAACAGTCTAATGCCGCCGATATAAGCCAGCTCCCCGTCAAGCAGCTCCTAACTATGTTCCAATACCACACTCTAGACGCGCCCTTAACTGCCACGAACTTCAGTTCTCCGAGAGGCCTCACAGTTCCCACAAAACTTCGCGACGAGCTCTATAACCTGAGAAGTCCCGGTTCTGCCCTCATCAGCCAgttcggcgacgaggcccaggGCCAGGTTCTCTACGTTTCACGAGACACCATCAACCCGATAAAACTCAGAGTGAGACAAAGTTCCTCGGCTGGCGACAATACAGCAAACCTGCGAGCCGGTCTAGGCCAAACTGCAGAGCTTACTGCCATAGACGGGGAATGGGATGGGGGCTACTTCCAGTCCATTGATAC TGTGTTGGAGGCACCAAGGCCTTGCTCGACAACAATCAAGAAGCTCTCGGGCTCGTTGTCTTCTCTGAGTGATGCATTGGATAAGACCAAGCTATGGAAGGCACTGGATACTACTGGCAATGTCACGTGTCTAGGCCCGAACACGGCAGCCTTCAATGAGGCCGGCAGTCCGGAGAAATCTCTTGGAAACCAGGACCTCACAAACGCTTTGCT CTTCCACACACTACCTCAAGTAGCTTACAGCAACTTTTTGGAGGACGGTCAGGTATTTACCTCGCTTGCCAATCTTACCGTAAGGGTCACTGTCAGAGACGACGAGATCTGGTTCAACGACGCGAAAGTCGTCAGCCCTAACGTTCT GACAAATAACGGACTCATCCATATTCTGGACCGCGTGATGTCTCAAAATGCCACGGGGCCCTCTTCTTCAGATCTGCCGTCGTCCACGGCTTCCCCGTCAGGATCGAGCACTGCCAGCCTCTCCTCGACCAATACGCCCCCCAGCGCCGGTAACACTGTCAAGGGTAACAAGCATGCCGCAGCTGTTATTGCTCTTGCGGCTGGCTTAACGCTTGTCTGA